The proteins below come from a single Serratia fonticola genomic window:
- the mdtG gene encoding multidrug efflux MFS transporter MdtG: protein MAPAAEPINWQRNLFITWLGCFLTGAAFSLIMPFLPLYVEALGVTGHQSLNMWSGLVFSITFLFSAIASPFWGSLADRRGRKLMLLRSALGMGIVMVLMGMAQNIWQFLALRAVLGLLGGFIPNANALIATQVPRHRSGWALGTLSTGGVSGALIGPLIGGLLADQYGLRPVFFITATVLFICFLLTLFCVREQFTPVQKKDMLHARQVFASLKSPKLILSLFITTMIIQIATGSIAPILTLYVRELAGNISNLAFVSGLIASVPGVAALMSAPRLGKLGDRIGPERILVFMLVISVLLLIPMAFVQTPWQLGVLRFLLGAADGALLPAVQTLLIYNCTNQVAGRIFSYNQSFRDIGNVSGPLLGAAVSASYGFRAVFCMTALVVLFNAFYSWWCLQRRPARMREDTLQEE from the coding sequence ATGGCCCCGGCAGCAGAACCCATCAATTGGCAACGTAACCTGTTCATCACCTGGCTGGGCTGCTTTCTGACCGGTGCGGCCTTTAGCCTGATCATGCCGTTCCTGCCGCTGTACGTCGAAGCTCTTGGCGTTACCGGCCATCAGTCGCTGAATATGTGGTCCGGATTGGTGTTCAGTATCACCTTCCTGTTCTCCGCGATTGCCTCGCCGTTCTGGGGCAGTCTGGCCGATCGCCGTGGGCGTAAGCTGATGTTGCTGCGTTCTGCGCTAGGAATGGGCATTGTGATGGTGCTGATGGGCATGGCGCAGAACATCTGGCAGTTTCTGGCACTGCGCGCGGTGCTGGGGTTGCTCGGCGGCTTTATTCCCAACGCCAATGCGCTGATTGCTACCCAGGTGCCGCGCCATCGCAGCGGCTGGGCCCTGGGTACTTTATCGACCGGCGGCGTCAGTGGTGCCCTGATTGGCCCATTGATTGGCGGCTTGCTGGCTGACCAATATGGCCTGCGCCCCGTGTTCTTCATCACTGCCACTGTGCTGTTTATCTGTTTCCTGCTGACGCTATTTTGCGTACGGGAACAATTCACTCCAGTGCAGAAAAAAGACATGCTGCATGCGCGCCAGGTGTTTGCCTCGCTCAAAAGTCCCAAGCTGATCCTCAGCCTGTTTATCACCACCATGATCATCCAGATCGCCACTGGCTCGATTGCCCCAATCCTCACGCTTTACGTGCGTGAACTGGCAGGCAACATCAGCAACCTGGCGTTTGTCAGCGGTTTGATCGCCTCGGTACCCGGCGTTGCCGCCTTGATGAGTGCGCCACGGCTGGGCAAGCTGGGCGACAGGATCGGCCCGGAGCGGATTCTGGTGTTTATGCTGGTGATTTCCGTGCTGTTGCTGATCCCAATGGCCTTTGTCCAGACACCGTGGCAACTCGGCGTATTGCGCTTCCTGCTCGGCGCTGCCGATGGCGCACTGCTGCCTGCGGTGCAAACCCTGCTGATCTACAACTGTACCAATCAGGTTGCCGGGCGAATATTCAGCTATAACCAATCTTTCCGGGATATCGGCAACGTCAGCGGCCCACTACTCGGCGCCGCCGTTTCTGCCAGCTATGGATTCCGCGCGGTATTCTGCATGACGGCGCTGGTGGTGCTATTTAACGCGTTCTATTCCTGGTGGTGTTTACAGCGGCGGCCAGCGAGAATGCGTGAAGACACGTTACAGGAAGAGTAA
- a CDS encoding YciI family protein encodes MYIVSLTYHRPIEEVESHLEGHIAWLKHYFQAGSFIASGRKNPRTGGVILVKDMERTKLDAILAEDPFVAVANYEVTNVALTTTSAGFEALAGA; translated from the coding sequence ATGTATATCGTCAGCCTGACCTATCACCGCCCGATTGAAGAAGTAGAAAGCCATCTTGAAGGGCATATCGCCTGGTTGAAGCACTATTTTCAAGCCGGCAGCTTTATTGCCTCTGGCCGTAAGAACCCACGTACTGGCGGCGTGATCCTGGTAAAAGATATGGAACGCACCAAGCTGGATGCCATCCTGGCGGAAGATCCCTTCGTTGCCGTGGCCAATTATGAGGTGACAAACGTCGCTCTCACCACTACCAGCGCCGGATTCGAAGCCTTGGCCGGTGCCTGA